Proteins found in one Acidobacteriota bacterium genomic segment:
- a CDS encoding short-chain dehydrogenase, with the protein MDERPDGRFLNKVVLVAGGTGALGQAVSLAFLAELAKVVVTYRQAEEFAALEKAAAAHASQLEGHQVDVTDETAVRQSIDQVSARHGRLDVLVNAVGAYAGGTALWQTDAKVFDQMLALNLRSGYVLSRIAVPLMLKQGSGVLVNIASRSALDHAAGAAAYAASKAAAVAMIDSLAADLKGSGVRANSVLPGIIDTAANRKAMPGADFSKWPKPEEIARVILFLCSDDAKLINGASVPVYGDA; encoded by the coding sequence ATGGATGAAAGACCCGATGGAAGATTTTTAAATAAGGTCGTGTTGGTTGCGGGCGGTACAGGAGCGCTCGGCCAGGCCGTCAGCCTGGCATTTCTGGCGGAACTGGCCAAGGTCGTGGTGACTTACCGTCAAGCGGAAGAGTTCGCCGCCCTCGAGAAGGCTGCCGCTGCTCATGCCTCACAACTTGAAGGTCATCAGGTTGATGTCACTGACGAAACGGCAGTGCGCCAATCGATCGATCAGGTATCCGCCCGGCACGGCCGCCTCGACGTGCTGGTCAACGCGGTCGGCGCCTATGCCGGCGGGACCGCGCTGTGGCAGACCGATGCAAAGGTATTTGACCAGATGCTGGCGCTCAATCTGCGCTCCGGCTATGTGTTATCGCGCATCGCAGTGCCGCTGATGCTGAAACAAGGGAGCGGAGTGCTCGTCAACATCGCCTCCCGCTCGGCACTCGATCATGCCGCCGGAGCAGCTGCATATGCCGCGTCCAAGGCCGCTGCTGTCGCCATGATTGACTCGTTGGCAGCCGATCTCAAAGGCAGCGGCGTGCGCGCAAATTCTGTCCTTCCGGGCATCATCGACACCGCCGCCAATCGCAAAGCGATGCCCGGCGCCGACTTCTCCAAATGGCCCAAGCCCGAAGAGATAGCCCGCGTCATCCTCTTCTTGTGCAGTGACGATGCAAAACTCATCAACGGAGCGTCGGTGCCGGTGTATGGGGATGCTTGA